A region of Notolabrus celidotus isolate fNotCel1 chromosome 4, fNotCel1.pri, whole genome shotgun sequence DNA encodes the following proteins:
- the thumpd2 gene encoding THUMP domain-containing protein 2, translating to MSEPRSEESIIRYYCTAGNGMERFLIDEVKKKLSAKDVCQKPGKVLFSSSAGMDTLIELKSAERLFLLIKEDSPVQLSAHISPAKATSVLQSKLLGDKIQWTSALMTWSRLQGELTNKRRTVNATLSALGVSMKKEEERHSKDRTQEEEKCNVKSTKSTGEQRDEEDRRLGNDEQNGKQAHEKKNRDKEETGAEGLRETQRKWEEEKNRETSGESETIKEKRKRNEHDDKGEEGKWGVTQDSCKKNIKKRKTSEKQQVEEEEEEGGIAAGFNSFVNKGEHAVTSGIKLNPRDDRKEYSVSNEDKEKMYGVRDPTHLESSCIKPGPPLVPVSFRINCKCTGSLSRYFSTQEVSRVIGVGLNRLMGWKSDLKNPELEVNVYLSDDYCLLGIPLTRLPLANRSYIKTTGLRSTVAWAMASLAQIQPGFCVVDPMCGGGTILIEAAREHKAACFLGMDIDDGQLQRANENIEFSEMGNRIHLLKASALALPLPSASVDAIVCDLPFGKKFGTKTDMAANLPLILTEMERVLSTGGSLVLLLSPQLSCLLKKFLAQKETGLTPNHETNSATGTKDCPSSSQSSTKQETSQINQGVNPPQSGLTHCLCLSSLKHQATFRVSLGVIDGLILKYVKMET from the exons ATGAGTGAACCGAGGAGTGAGGAGAGTATTATTCGATACTACTGCACCGCTGGTAACGGGATGGAGCGGTTTTTAATAGACgaggtgaagaagaagctgtCAGCTAAAGAT GTTTGTCAGAAGCCAGGTAAAGTGCTGTTCAGCTCTTCAGCAGGCATGGACACACTCATTGAGctgaagtctgcagagagactcTTCCTTCTGATCAAAGAAGACTCACCTGTGCAGCTGTCTGCCCACATCAGCCCAG caaaagCCACCTCTGTGCTGCAGTCAAAACTGCTGGGTGACAAGATTCAGTGGACCAGTGCGTTAATGACCTGGAGCCGCCTGCAGGGGGAGCTGACTAACAAAAGGAGGACTGTAAACGCAACACTCTCTGCCCTGGGAGTGTCaatgaagaaagaggaggagagacacagtaaGGATAGGACACAAGAAGAGGAGAAGTGCAATGTGAAGTCTACAAAAAGTACAGGGGAGCAAAGGGATGAAGAGGACAGGAGGCTGGGGAATGATGAACAAAATGGAAAACAGGCACACGAGAAGAAGAACAGGGATAAGGAAGAGACTGGTGCGGAAGGAttgagagagacacagagaaagtgggaagaagagaagaataGAGAAACCTCTGGTGAATCCGAGACTATCaaggaaaagaggaaaaggaatGAACATGATgataaaggagaggagggaaagtgGGGTGTTACTCAGGACTCTTGTAAGAAGAATATCAAGAAAAGGAAGACTTCTGAAAAACAACAggtggaagaggaagaagaagaaggaggaattGCTGCAGGGTTTAACAGCTTTGTAAATAAAGGTGAACATGCAGTGACGTCGGGAATAAAATTAAATCCCAGAGACGATCGGAAGGAGTATTCTGTTTCAAATGAGGACAAAG AGAAGATGTATGGGGTAAGAGATCCGACTCATCTGGAATCCAGCTGCATCAAACCTGGGCCTCCCTTAGTCCCTGTCTCTTTCAGGATCAACTGCAAATGCACTGGATCTCTCTCCAGATACTTCAGCACACAG GAGGTGAGCAGAGTAATTGGAGTTGGCCTAAACAGACTGATGGGCTGGAAAAGTGACCTGAAGAATCCAGAGCTGGAG GTAAACGTTTATTTAAGTGATGACTACTGTCTACTTGGAATCCCACTGACCAG GTTACCGCTGGCTAACCGGAGCTACATCAAAACCACAGGACTGAGGTCCACTGTAGCATGGGCCATGGCCTCACTAGCTCAGATTCAG CCAGGTTTCTGTGTGGTCGACCCCATGTGTGGAGGGGGAACAATCCTGATAGAGGCAGCACGGGAACACAAG GCTGCCTGCTTCCTGGGCATGGACATTGATGATGGACAGCTGCAGAGGGCCAATGAGAACATAGAGTTTTCAGAGATGGGAAACAGGATACACCTGCTGAAAGCTTCTGCTTTGG ctCTGCCTCTGCCCAGCGCCAGTGTGGATGCTATAGTCTGTGACCTCCCATTTGGCAAGAAGTTTGGCACAAAAACGGACATGGCTGCCAACCTGCCTCTCATCCTCACTGAGATGGAGAG AGTTCTTAGTACGGGTGGATCCTTGGTTCTCCTTTTAAGTCCTCAGTTATCCTGTCTCCTGAAAAAGTTCCTGGCACAGAAAGAAACTGGACTTACGCCTAACCATGAAACAAATTCTGCAACAGGGACAAAAGACTGCCCATCCTCTTCTCAATCTTCCACAAAGCAGGAGACTTCCCAAATCAACCAGGGAGTCAATCCCCCTCAGTCTGGACTGACccactgtctgtgtctctcctccctgAAGCACCAGGCTACTTTTAGGGTTAGCTTAGGTGTGATAGACGGCCTTATCCTCAAATATGTCAAGATGGAAACTTGA